In the Helicobacter typhlonius genome, one interval contains:
- a CDS encoding phosphatase PAP2 family protein — translation MWRNFFMQFALVFFIYAPPPVYTQENQFEQFGDAFRFLPVYVMVVSLAMEDYEGMGQLVLGTLSTQLVVEGLKYSFESVHNGGHPLKWAKRPCCEDWKGMPSGHSAGAFSAAGYVYYRYGWKSALPVGGLAVLTAASRVEAKKHSILQVSVGAIIAWGFAWLFTSEYQPKNTMILPSIDSDRQGNTSVSLSVMHRF, via the coding sequence ATGTGGCGAAATTTTTTTATGCAATTTGCATTGGTCTTTTTTATCTATGCCCCCCCCCCCGTTTATACGCAAGAGAATCAATTTGAACAATTTGGCGATGCGTTTAGGTTTTTGCCCGTGTATGTGATGGTTGTATCTTTGGCAATGGAAGACTATGAGGGTATGGGGCAACTTGTACTTGGCACTTTAAGCACACAGCTTGTAGTTGAAGGATTAAAATATAGCTTTGAAAGTGTGCATAATGGCGGACATCCGCTTAAGTGGGCGAAACGCCCTTGTTGTGAGGACTGGAAAGGAATGCCTAGCGGACATTCAGCTGGGGCTTTTAGCGCGGCTGGATATGTATATTACCGCTACGGGTGGAAAAGTGCCTTGCCTGTGGGAGGACTTGCCGTGCTTACAGCGGCTTCAAGGGTTGAGGCTAAGAAACATTCTATTTTACAAGTGAGTGTTGGTGCGATAATTGCTTGGGGATTTGCGTGGCTCTTTACAAGTGAGTATCAGCCTAAAAATACGATGATTTTACCGAGTATTGATAGCGATAGGCAGGGAAATACATCGGTAAGCCTTAGCGTAATGCATAGGTTTTGA
- a CDS encoding ribosome maturation factor RimP, with translation MLSAQTDEKIAKMAQSLGLYIYDISMLKENDNNILRVSITRKAPMQKLDSQSSAVSLQDCQSLSEMISPLLDVEESNLPSYFLEVSSPGLERILKTPTHYSFSLGEEVSVKCTDKSVIEGILENIDENSIEVRTQGGVKCVSFADIKKTKVTFALP, from the coding sequence ATGCTATCAGCCCAAACAGACGAAAAAATCGCCAAAATGGCTCAAAGCCTTGGACTATATATTTATGATATTTCTATGCTTAAAGAAAATGACAATAATATTTTGCGTGTAAGCATCACGCGCAAAGCCCCTATGCAGAAGCTAGATTCACAAAGCAGTGCGGTAAGTTTGCAGGACTGCCAAAGCCTAAGCGAGATGATTTCGCCACTGCTTGATGTAGAAGAATCTAATCTGCCAAGCTACTTTTTAGAAGTAAGCTCTCCGGGATTAGAGCGGATTCTCAAAACTCCCACACATTATAGCTTTTCGCTCGGCGAGGAAGTAAGCGTGAAATGCACGGACAAAAGTGTGATTGAGGGTATTTTAGAAAATATTGATGAAAACAGCATAGAAGTGCGCACACAAGGCGGTGTCAAATGTGTGTCATTTGCGGATATTAAAAAAACAAAGGTTACCTTTGCGCTCCCTTGA
- the alaS gene encoding alanine--tRNA ligase: MKNIRQAYLDFFASKAHKIYDSMPLVPDDASLLFTNAGMVQFKDIFTGKIPTPTPPRATSSQLCIRAGGKHNDLENVGYTARHHTLFEMLGNFSFGDYFKKDAIAYAWEFVTQILGFDKSVLYVTIHESDDEAYELWCEHIEPSRIKRMGDKDNFWQMGDSGPCGPCSEIYVDQGAEFFHSSEDYFGGEGDRFLEIWNLVFMQFEQKDGIRTPLPKPSIDTGMGLERVIALKEGKINNFDTSLFAPLMKTIENLTHKTYYHDGTLLQNTMQLSAEQIRQAQKESASFRVIADHARSVAFLLAQGVNFDKEGRGYVLRRILRRAVRHGYLLGLQKPFLFEVIASVCECMGGHYSYLNERKNAIMEQCKAEEARFFETIESGMSLFDKEREKLTDELDSKTISSTQGQSPLFSGEVAFKLYDTYGFPLDLTQDMLREQGLEVDLASFERCMAEQKNRGKASWKGSGDALKEGDFSALLSAFGENEFIGYECMSADCKVVALLDFAFQKIDTLQAGQEGYVMLDKTPFYPESGGPVGDKGVLIKQGADSTLAQVLDTQKYFGLNLSRIHANKSIGVNDVVRAVVDNARLEIAKHHSATHLLHKALRDVLGSHIAQAGSLVESTRLRFDFSHPKAVSGEELAQIESLVNAAIARASKQECEYMGINEAKAKGAMALFGEKYGDVVRVVRFGDSIELCGGIHTGSTAEIGSFYIIKESGVSSGVRRIEAVCGAAAYSYGRAALDSLKIAKESLKAQDVMQGIEKLKGELAKLKEREKKAKSSVKSLDFEEINGATLIISQLDSIDSAQAKELVDKAKNENMHVAILLISQSEGKIAITAGVKGIDSLKAGAWVREVAQILGGNGGGRDDFATAGGKDMSKISQALNLARDIALKAV; encoded by the coding sequence ATGAAAAACATTCGTCAAGCTTATCTTGATTTTTTTGCTTCTAAAGCTCATAAAATTTATGATTCTATGCCGCTTGTGCCTGATGATGCGAGCTTGCTTTTTACCAATGCAGGTATGGTGCAGTTTAAAGATATTTTTACGGGCAAGATTCCCACACCTACGCCACCACGAGCGACAAGCTCCCAGCTTTGTATCCGCGCAGGTGGCAAGCATAATGACTTAGAAAATGTCGGCTACACCGCGCGCCACCACACGCTTTTTGAAATGCTAGGCAACTTTAGCTTTGGCGATTATTTTAAAAAAGACGCGATTGCCTATGCGTGGGAGTTTGTAACGCAGATTCTAGGTTTTGATAAATCTGTGTTATATGTAACCATTCACGAAAGCGATGATGAAGCCTATGAGCTGTGGTGCGAACACATTGAGCCAAGCCGCATAAAAAGAATGGGCGATAAGGATAACTTTTGGCAAATGGGCGATAGCGGACCTTGCGGACCTTGTAGTGAGATTTATGTCGATCAAGGCGCAGAATTTTTCCATTCGAGCGAGGATTATTTTGGCGGCGAGGGCGATAGATTCTTAGAAATATGGAATCTTGTGTTTATGCAGTTTGAGCAAAAAGACGGCATACGCACACCGCTACCAAAGCCAAGCATTGACACAGGAATGGGCTTAGAGCGGGTTATTGCACTCAAAGAGGGCAAAATCAATAACTTTGATACCTCGTTATTTGCGCCACTGATGAAAACAATAGAGAATCTCACTCACAAGACATACTACCACGATGGCACGCTTTTGCAAAACACAATGCAATTAAGCGCAGAGCAAATACGACAAGCGCAAAAGGAGAGTGCGAGTTTTAGAGTGATTGCCGACCACGCTAGAAGTGTGGCATTCCTCCTCGCGCAAGGGGTAAATTTTGATAAAGAGGGGCGAGGCTATGTGCTGCGTAGAATCTTGCGCCGCGCGGTGCGACACGGCTATTTGCTTGGACTGCAAAAGCCCTTTTTGTTTGAAGTCATTGCCTCTGTGTGTGAGTGTATGGGCGGACATTATAGCTATTTGAACGAGCGCAAAAACGCCATTATGGAGCAGTGCAAGGCAGAGGAAGCGCGTTTTTTTGAAACCATAGAATCAGGAATGAGCCTTTTTGACAAAGAGCGTGAAAAGCTAACAGATGAGCTAGATTCTAAGACAATATCAAGCACGCAAGGACAAAGCCCATTGTTTAGCGGCGAAGTGGCGTTTAAACTCTATGATACCTATGGATTCCCTCTTGATTTAACCCAAGATATGCTGCGTGAGCAGGGCTTAGAGGTGGATTTGGCAAGTTTTGAGCGATGTATGGCAGAGCAGAAAAACAGGGGCAAGGCAAGTTGGAAAGGCAGTGGGGACGCCTTGAAAGAGGGCGATTTTAGTGCGCTTCTAAGTGCATTTGGCGAGAATGAATTTATTGGCTATGAATGTATGAGCGCGGATTGCAAGGTTGTAGCCCTCTTAGATTTTGCATTTCAAAAGATAGATACACTCCAAGCGGGGCAAGAGGGCTATGTAATGCTTGATAAAACGCCCTTTTATCCCGAATCTGGCGGTCCTGTGGGGGATAAGGGTGTGCTTATCAAACAAGGCGCAGATTCCACACTTGCGCAAGTGCTTGATACGCAAAAGTATTTTGGGCTTAATCTCTCTCGCATTCACGCAAACAAGAGCATTGGGGTAAATGATGTCGTGCGCGCGGTGGTGGATAATGCGCGTCTTGAGATTGCAAAGCACCATTCCGCCACGCATTTGCTGCATAAGGCATTGCGTGATGTGCTAGGCAGCCATATCGCTCAAGCGGGTAGCCTTGTAGAATCTACTCGTTTGCGCTTTGATTTTTCTCACCCAAAGGCAGTGAGCGGCGAGGAGTTAGCACAGATTGAAAGCCTTGTAAATGCGGCAATCGCTCGTGCGAGCAAGCAAGAATGCGAGTATATGGGTATCAATGAGGCAAAGGCAAAGGGCGCAATGGCACTTTTTGGCGAGAAGTATGGCGATGTCGTGCGTGTGGTGCGCTTTGGGGATTCTATCGAGCTATGTGGTGGAATCCACACAGGCAGCACGGCAGAGATTGGCAGCTTTTATATCATCAAAGAATCCGGTGTCAGTAGCGGTGTGCGGCGTATTGAAGCAGTGTGCGGCGCAGCGGCGTATAGCTATGGCAGGGCGGCATTAGATTCTCTTAAAATAGCAAAAGAGAGCCTTAAGGCGCAAGATGTGATGCAGGGCATTGAAAAGCTCAAAGGCGAGTTAGCAAAACTCAAAGAGCGTGAAAAGAAAGCAAAAAGCAGTGTCAAAAGCCTTGATTTTGAGGAGATAAATGGCGCAACGCTTATTATCTCGCAGCTTGATTCTATTGATAGCGCACAGGCAAAGGAGCTTGTGGATAAGGCGAAAAATGAAAATATGCATGTAGCGATTTTACTTATTAGTCAAAGTGAGGGCAAAATCGCTATCACGGCGGGAGTAAAAGGCATAGATTCTCTTAAAGCTGGAGCGTGGGTGAGAGAAGTAGCGCAGATTCTAGGTGGCAATGGCGGGGGCAGAGATGACTTTGCTACCGCTGGAGGCAAAGATATGAGCAAAATCTCACAGGCTTTGAATCTCGCAAGAGATATTGCCCTCAAGGCTGTGTAA
- the fliW gene encoding flagellar assembly protein FliW, with translation MVFEVKLPILGFEEVKKMKLEKIDDLFMKLSNVDSEVPHFTLVNPFLLREYEFDVPSNVKILLDLDNAKNLLIANIMVIQKPIENSTINFLAPLVFNFDNLTMAQVVLDSTQYPMYSLSDPIGTYYNKEEAEKGEQSSPVRDN, from the coding sequence ATGGTTTTTGAAGTCAAACTGCCAATTTTAGGTTTTGAGGAAGTCAAAAAAATGAAGCTTGAAAAAATCGATGATTTATTTATGAAGCTTTCTAATGTTGATAGCGAAGTGCCACACTTCACACTTGTGAATCCATTTTTGCTTCGAGAATATGAATTTGATGTCCCCTCAAATGTGAAAATTTTGCTTGATTTAGATAATGCTAAAAATCTACTTATTGCTAATATTATGGTGATTCAAAAGCCTATTGAAAACTCTACGATTAATTTCCTCGCTCCCTTAGTATTTAACTTTGACAACCTTACAATGGCGCAAGTCGTGCTTGATAGCACACAATACCCGATGTATAGCCTAAGCGACCCTATCGGCACATACTACAACAAAGAGGAAGCAGAAAAAGGTGAGCAGTCCTCACCCGTAAGAGACAACTAA
- the tgt gene encoding tRNA guanosine(34) transglycosylase Tgt: MQVELQAQDGKARALNLTLAHAQVQTPVFMPVGTQGCVKALDSLDMKNLLGAKIILANTYHMYLRVGIERLKNFGGIHKFANFGGNYLSDSGGFQAFSLNQNTKISDEGIGFKSHIDGSKHFFSPEFVLDMQYALNSDIMMVLDDLVGLPANDERLADSIRRTSDWAQRSFDYHQAQKARGVGLDNHLFAIIQGGISKHFRTLSARQLTNIGEFDGFAIGGLAVGESAEEMYKCIAHTTELMPCYKPRYLMGVGTPENIIESIALGVDMFDCVMPTRNARNATLFTHFGKINIKAAQYANDENPIDSKCDCYTCKNFSRAYLCHLFRSNEITYHRLASLHNLHYYLSLTKGARETILAGRFKEYRALFYNLREMEIPDEY, encoded by the coding sequence ATGCAGGTAGAACTTCAAGCACAAGATGGCAAAGCTAGGGCATTAAACCTCACTCTAGCCCACGCACAGGTGCAAACGCCTGTTTTTATGCCTGTGGGCACACAAGGCTGTGTCAAGGCACTTGATAGCCTTGATATGAAGAATCTTTTGGGTGCGAAAATTATCCTTGCAAATACCTACCATATGTATTTGCGCGTAGGTATTGAGCGACTTAAAAACTTCGGCGGGATTCATAAGTTTGCCAATTTTGGCGGCAACTACCTTAGCGATAGCGGAGGATTCCAAGCCTTTAGCCTCAATCAAAACACAAAAATAAGCGATGAAGGCATAGGATTCAAATCCCATATTGATGGTTCAAAGCATTTTTTCTCTCCCGAATTTGTGCTAGATATGCAATATGCACTCAATAGCGACATTATGATGGTGCTTGATGATTTGGTGGGCTTACCCGCAAATGATGAGCGTTTGGCAGATTCTATTCGGCGCACGAGTGATTGGGCGCAAAGGAGTTTTGATTATCATCAAGCACAAAAAGCGCGAGGCGTGGGCTTAGATAATCATCTTTTTGCAATTATTCAAGGGGGTATAAGCAAACATTTCCGCACGCTTTCAGCTAGGCAATTAACTAACATAGGGGAGTTTGATGGCTTTGCCATTGGTGGATTAGCTGTGGGAGAGAGCGCAGAGGAGATGTATAAGTGTATCGCGCACACTACCGAGCTTATGCCCTGCTACAAACCGCGTTATCTTATGGGCGTTGGCACACCGGAGAATATTATAGAATCTATCGCTTTGGGCGTGGATATGTTTGACTGCGTAATGCCTACGCGCAACGCACGAAATGCCACACTTTTTACACATTTTGGCAAGATTAATATCAAAGCCGCACAATATGCAAATGACGAAAACCCTATTGATAGCAAATGCGACTGCTACACCTGCAAAAACTTCAGCCGAGCATATCTCTGCCACCTCTTCCGCTCGAATGAAATCACCTATCATCGCCTCGCCTCTTTGCATAATCTGCATTATTATCTTAGTCTCACAAAAGGGGCGAGAGAGACGATTTTGGCAGGAAGATTTAAAGAATATCGTGCCCTATTTTATAACTTGCGTGAAATGGAGATACCCGATGAATATTAA
- a CDS encoding tRNA1(Val) (adenine(37)-N6)-methyltransferase, translated as MACVDIYQLENAYCYNTDSLILAHFAKVFLKKHFNVLDIGAGSGILGILCAREISSLGGKTEIYLVEKDEAMSILAQKNSAPFGGVVHCVDFLDFKPEHKFDFIISNPPFYTKGALLGDNERKNMARFQHFLPPQALMQHIKRILKPNGTLCMCYDARLCAEIFYETQKNGLHINVAQFVHSLKNREANLVLFRAQIQSKSPLRVLPPLFTHLSPSQSDNTDELKAIYAWAQTRSIKITQEALELLKDSKSRV; from the coding sequence ATGGCTTGTGTAGATATTTATCAGCTTGAAAATGCTTATTGTTACAACACAGATAGCCTTATCCTCGCGCATTTTGCTAAGGTTTTTTTAAAAAAGCATTTTAATGTTTTAGACATTGGCGCAGGAAGTGGCATTTTAGGCATACTCTGTGCGCGTGAGATTAGCTCTCTTGGTGGTAAGACAGAGATTTATCTTGTTGAAAAAGACGAGGCAATGAGCATCTTGGCGCAAAAAAATAGTGCGCCCTTTGGTGGCGTGGTGCATTGTGTGGATTTTTTGGACTTTAAGCCCGAGCATAAGTTTGATTTTATTATCAGTAATCCGCCATTTTATACCAAGGGTGCGCTTTTGGGTGATAATGAGCGCAAAAATATGGCGAGATTCCAACATTTTTTGCCACCTCAAGCTTTGATGCAACACATCAAGCGCATTTTAAAGCCAAATGGCACTTTGTGTATGTGCTATGATGCAAGGCTTTGTGCGGAGATTTTCTATGAGACGCAAAAAAATGGGTTACATATCAATGTGGCACAATTTGTGCATTCTCTCAAAAATAGAGAGGCAAATCTTGTGCTTTTTAGGGCACAGATTCAATCCAAATCACCGCTACGCGTGTTGCCACCACTTTTTACGCATTTAAGCCCATCTCAAAGCGACAACACGGACGAGTTGAAAGCGATTTATGCGTGGGCGCAAACGCGTAGCATAAAAATCACACAAGAAGCCTTAGAATTGCTTAAAGATTCTAAAAGCCGTGTATAA
- the ribD gene encoding bifunctional diaminohydroxyphosphoribosylaminopyrimidine deaminase/5-amino-6-(5-phosphoribosylamino)uracil reductase RibD, with translation MCHLRILKKQRLPLRSLDELLLHHCCTLAWEHQTLALPNPSVGALIVAPNEDIIGVGVHILVGSPHAEILAMKEAYYTLTQDKQILNLTESKDIHQYLLNNHQGIFTQCALYVSLEPCNHQGKTPPCAALIAELQFAKVCIATTESHQLAKGGLDYLLSKHINASVNLALEHYAKSLLLPFETMRTKGRFVLFKLAQRLNGDYKNGRISCQDSQIFTHNQRSVCDYICISGATLRTDNPQLNARYATTPYDSTKAPQVLVFSHTQNKLKAENKILENRVHFSADIRDVRELKGFVIIEGGYHLLHSMRSEIDMLLLMQSPHTTQDSQTQTGFDESFSLIHQNTLGSDVALWLV, from the coding sequence GTGTGTCATTTGCGGATATTAAAAAAACAAAGGTTACCTTTGCGCTCCCTTGATGAACTTTTATTACACCATTGTTGCACACTTGCGTGGGAACATCAAACATTAGCCCTACCAAACCCGAGTGTAGGCGCACTCATTGTCGCTCCAAATGAAGACATCATAGGCGTAGGGGTGCATATCCTCGTAGGTTCACCCCACGCGGAGATTCTCGCGATGAAAGAGGCGTATTACACGCTCACGCAAGATAAACAGATACTCAATCTTACAGAAAGCAAAGACATTCATCAATACTTACTTAACAATCATCAAGGCATCTTTACGCAATGCGCCCTCTATGTGAGCCTTGAACCCTGCAATCATCAGGGCAAAACACCACCTTGTGCTGCACTCATAGCAGAACTTCAATTTGCCAAGGTATGTATCGCCACTACCGAATCTCATCAACTTGCCAAGGGTGGCTTAGACTATCTCCTTAGCAAACATATCAATGCTTCTGTGAATCTGGCACTAGAGCATTATGCAAAATCCTTGCTTCTACCCTTTGAAACAATGCGCACAAAGGGGCGATTCGTGCTTTTTAAACTTGCTCAAAGACTTAATGGTGATTACAAAAATGGGCGCATATCCTGCCAAGATTCACAAATTTTTACACATAATCAACGCAGCGTGTGTGATTATATATGTATATCAGGCGCGACCTTAAGGACGGATAATCCACAACTTAACGCACGATATGCGACTACTCCCTATGATAGCACCAAAGCACCGCAGGTGCTTGTATTTTCACATACACAAAATAAGCTTAAAGCAGAAAATAAAATCCTTGAAAATCGTGTGCATTTTAGTGCAGACATTCGCGATGTACGCGAATTAAAGGGCTTTGTGATTATTGAGGGAGGCTATCATCTTTTGCATAGTATGCGCTCAGAAATAGATATGCTTTTGCTAATGCAATCCCCACATACCACGCAAGATTCACAAACACAAACAGGCTTTGATGAAAGCTTTAGCCTTATCCACCAAAACACACTCGGGAGTGATGTCGCGCTATGGCTTGTGTAG
- the rbfA gene encoding 30S ribosome-binding factor RbfA, translated as MNIKQQRTESMLQEILSGALSQLNDTQINSLSITDVKCSKGKQSAEVFIEATDISPNERKLIVQKLNKAQGILKDYILSSTQWFRAPNLRFSFDDSLKNANTLDSIFAQIAKEKSSKN; from the coding sequence ATGAATATTAAGCAACAACGCACAGAATCTATGCTACAAGAAATCCTTAGTGGGGCACTTTCACAACTCAATGACACACAGATTAATAGCCTTAGCATTACCGATGTGAAATGCTCCAAAGGTAAGCAAAGCGCGGAAGTTTTTATAGAAGCTACCGACATATCCCCAAACGAAAGAAAACTCATCGTGCAAAAGCTCAACAAAGCACAGGGGATTCTAAAAGATTATATTCTTAGCTCCACACAATGGTTTCGCGCACCGAACCTACGTTTTAGCTTTGATGATTCTTTAAAAAATGCAAACACACTTGATTCAATCTTTGCACAAATCGCCAAAGAAAAAAGCTCAAAAAACTAA
- a CDS encoding pyrroline-5-carboxylate reductase, which translates to MKTLLVLGYGNIAQAILCKNLHIATHYDEIFIIGRDSKKAQDFIESYLPSAQVLPAHTNNQGQYEIECEGKDILLCTKPKGIESFRFIGKARCVYSVLAGVSVKAIQSHIESTYIVRAMPNIAALSKLSATAFYYAQEGAGADSILHIEVIPFIESFGNAVQVDNEILIESSIAPSGSGIAFLALVAESLIDAGVLEGLTHAQSSALVKQCFAGFSAELAHKSPSEIKYAISSPGGTTIRGIKSLEQSGVRGAFIEAAHIAVQYAKDCSAKNQPEKAIQSQKPQNLKA; encoded by the coding sequence ATGAAAACCCTCCTTGTGTTAGGATATGGCAATATCGCACAAGCCATATTATGCAAGAATCTCCACATTGCTACACATTATGATGAGATTTTTATCATTGGGCGAGATTCTAAAAAAGCACAGGATTTTATTGAATCTTACTTGCCAAGTGCCCAAGTTCTCCCAGCACACACAAATAATCAAGGGCAATATGAGATTGAATGCGAGGGGAAGGACATTCTACTTTGCACCAAGCCTAAGGGCATAGAAAGCTTTAGATTTATAGGCAAAGCGCGGTGCGTGTATAGCGTCCTAGCAGGTGTAAGTGTGAAAGCCATACAATCACATATAGAATCTACATATATCGTGCGTGCTATGCCTAATATCGCTGCTTTAAGCAAACTCTCCGCCACTGCCTTTTATTACGCGCAAGAGGGCGCAGGAGCAGATTCTATTCTCCACATAGAAGTCATTCCATTTATAGAATCCTTTGGCAATGCCGTGCAAGTGGATAATGAAATTTTAATAGAATCTAGCATCGCCCCAAGTGGAAGTGGCATTGCCTTTCTCGCCCTTGTGGCTGAATCTCTCATTGACGCGGGTGTGCTAGAGGGGCTTACACACGCGCAAAGTAGCGCATTGGTAAAGCAGTGTTTTGCGGGATTTAGCGCGGAGTTAGCACATAAAAGCCCAAGTGAGATTAAATACGCCATTTCAAGCCCGGGTGGCACGACTATTCGAGGGATTAAATCCCTAGAGCAAAGCGGAGTGCGGGGTGCGTTTATAGAAGCCGCGCATATCGCCGTGCAATACGCTAAAGACTGCAGTGCGAAAAATCAGCCCGAAAAAGCGATTCAATCACAAAAGCCACAGAATCTAAAAGCATAG
- a CDS encoding SPFH domain-containing protein, producing MLIFASVVVVLCVAVLVMGIKIIPQTDIAIIERLGKFHRVLEGGFHIIVPVIDRVSAKVSAREQMIDIGRQQVITKDNVNINIDGIVFLKIFDAKSAVYSVDNYKMAIANLATTTLRGEIGRINLDDSLSSRDRLNAALQVALGDAANNWGVKIMRVEISEISVPRDIEVAMNLQMKAEREKRAIELKAQAEKEALIRNAEALKQEKVLQAEAIERMADAKKYEQIALAQGQSDAMELIANQMAKNAQAAEFLLVKERISAFNELSKNPSKDKVIIPYETSEFIGGLSVISDFFGKNSK from the coding sequence ATGTTGATTTTTGCTTCCGTGGTAGTGGTCTTGTGCGTAGCGGTGCTTGTTATGGGGATAAAGATTATCCCTCAAACTGACATTGCCATTATTGAACGATTAGGGAAATTTCATAGGGTGCTTGAGGGTGGATTCCATATCATTGTGCCTGTGATTGATAGGGTGAGCGCAAAAGTAAGTGCGCGTGAGCAAATGATAGATATTGGGCGGCAGCAGGTCATTACAAAGGATAATGTGAATATCAATATTGATGGAATCGTCTTTTTGAAAATCTTTGATGCAAAATCCGCCGTGTATAGCGTGGATAACTACAAGATGGCTATCGCAAACCTCGCCACCACCACGCTTAGAGGCGAGATAGGACGCATTAATCTTGATGATTCTCTCTCATCACGTGATAGGCTAAATGCCGCGTTGCAAGTGGCTTTGGGCGATGCGGCAAATAATTGGGGTGTGAAAATTATGCGTGTAGAAATTAGCGAAATCTCTGTCCCACGTGATATTGAAGTCGCTATGAACTTGCAGATGAAAGCAGAGCGCGAAAAAAGAGCGATTGAGCTTAAAGCACAAGCCGAAAAAGAAGCTTTAATACGCAACGCCGAAGCCCTCAAACAAGAAAAGGTGCTCCAAGCTGAGGCGATTGAAAGAATGGCTGATGCGAAAAAATATGAGCAAATCGCCCTCGCACAAGGGCAAAGCGATGCTATGGAACTCATCGCTAATCAAATGGCAAAAAACGCACAGGCAGCGGAATTTTTGCTAGTCAAAGAGCGCATTAGTGCTTTCAATGAGCTTTCAAAGAATCCAAGCAAGGATAAGGTGATTATCCCTTACGAGACAAGCGAATTTATCGGCGGCTTAAGCGTAATAAGCGACTTTTTTGGAAAAAATTCTAAGTAA
- a CDS encoding NfeD family protein, producing MSALVLLGVGIVMIVAEIFFGSFFLFFIGIGLCITSVIEYLVGFDSLGDRLVWQAVSICVFSLLSLLVLRKPIKSWFNRSQVYEDTLCEGGEGEIREGMVYFKGTLWAYENSQRVFKEGDKVKVIKIHNNKAIIENL from the coding sequence ATGTCGGCTCTTGTGCTTTTGGGCGTTGGGATTGTGATGATTGTCGCTGAAATATTTTTTGGTTCATTTTTTTTATTTTTTATTGGCATTGGGCTGTGCATCACCTCTGTGATTGAATATCTCGTGGGGTTTGATAGCCTTGGCGATAGACTCGTGTGGCAGGCAGTAAGCATTTGTGTGTTTTCGCTACTTTCGCTTTTGGTGCTGCGTAAGCCTATAAAAAGTTGGTTTAATCGCTCACAAGTCTATGAGGATACATTATGCGAGGGGGGTGAGGGTGAGATTAGAGAAGGAATGGTGTATTTTAAGGGCACTTTGTGGGCATATGAAAATTCACAGCGTGTATTTAAAGAGGGTGATAAAGTCAAAGTGATAAAGATTCATAACAACAAAGCAATAATAGAGAATCTTTAA